The Desulfohalovibrio reitneri genome contains a region encoding:
- a CDS encoding tetratricopeptide repeat-containing diguanylate cyclase: MNEADSPARLTPRDCILLEAEIAEQLSRFLRFGGHSLYFPDTRQPGGFDPESGEPLHLPDEKRLLLPLIHHGRCLAVFVAKDVRLQAPRTQTEALPQAASLILDNLALAKAARRDPATGLLAGHTLEADLTREIEQAQSCLLPSSQACLDPGLSSVSGRLAVLSFRLEGLDAAEERHGADAAEALLREAADTLRRACPEQVACAQVGDNRLAALWPGGSRKEGLKLARYCRRALVKAQVQPKGAAPTDPPLTLTASGGVAVFPADLSGPQITLSPRDMARTLLSKAALAADAAAEDAATAGEADPDGVTAFDGVLSEGGRVLECLPLSRFSCSLGRRVDAQEGMRFAVSPAKALAEADYRPATGQGRYQGRYPAMPKGEAVLVEVQEEIAIAEVLHLADPAWTIEPGDRLVLLDEAETPMDHEEKAAPRRDMVTGLYSYRDFLSRFARERGGLDRFGLVLARLLNGSRRADAGARKLAELARETLGRDITGGRYSLGSLCLLVPDADPGDLRQGCLELAERARDALGASVAIGAAAYPFLDASRADLLENCRKALDHAQLLDEPKVALFDSVSLNISADRLFTHGDHYGAMEEYKRALLADENNNLARNSLAVCLARLGRLDQARALFHQVCELDPDDLSARYNLGCACLRLGEHREAAEAFADCLRIDPGHVYSLIRLGQLAEQAGEPEQAEDLYQKAAARPGGLPTAHRFLARAALARDGREEARHHLHQAVTHNPHDAGAIAMLARLYLDEGEDPAIATTLARQAAEIKPKARYLSLWAEALERQGKSAEAQSVRARAESARA, translated from the coding sequence ATGAACGAGGCCGATTCCCCGGCGCGACTCACTCCACGCGACTGCATCCTGCTGGAGGCGGAGATCGCCGAACAGCTTTCCCGCTTCCTCCGCTTCGGCGGACACTCCCTGTATTTCCCGGACACGCGCCAGCCCGGCGGGTTCGATCCCGAGTCCGGCGAGCCGCTGCACCTGCCCGACGAAAAGCGGCTGCTGCTGCCGCTCATCCACCACGGCCGCTGCCTGGCGGTCTTCGTGGCCAAGGACGTGCGCCTGCAGGCGCCCCGCACCCAGACGGAGGCGCTGCCCCAGGCCGCCTCCCTCATCCTGGACAACCTGGCCCTGGCCAAGGCCGCCCGGCGCGACCCGGCCACCGGCCTGCTGGCCGGGCACACCCTGGAGGCGGACCTCACCCGCGAGATCGAACAGGCCCAGTCCTGCCTGCTGCCCTCCTCCCAGGCCTGCCTGGACCCTGGACTGTCCAGCGTCTCCGGGCGGCTGGCCGTGCTCTCCTTCCGCCTGGAGGGGCTGGATGCCGCCGAGGAGCGGCACGGCGCGGACGCGGCCGAGGCCCTGTTGCGCGAGGCCGCCGACACCCTGCGCCGGGCCTGCCCAGAGCAGGTGGCCTGCGCCCAGGTGGGGGACAACCGGCTGGCAGCCCTGTGGCCCGGCGGATCGCGCAAGGAGGGGCTGAAGCTGGCCCGCTACTGCCGCCGCGCCCTGGTCAAGGCCCAGGTGCAGCCCAAGGGCGCCGCGCCCACCGACCCGCCCCTGACCCTGACCGCATCCGGCGGAGTGGCCGTCTTTCCCGCGGACCTCTCCGGACCGCAGATCACCCTCTCCCCGCGCGACATGGCCCGCACCCTGCTTTCCAAGGCCGCCCTGGCGGCGGACGCCGCGGCCGAGGACGCGGCCACGGCGGGCGAGGCCGACCCCGACGGCGTGACAGCCTTCGACGGCGTGCTTTCCGAAGGCGGACGGGTGCTGGAGTGCCTGCCCCTGTCCCGCTTCTCCTGCTCCCTGGGCAGGCGGGTGGACGCCCAGGAGGGCATGCGTTTCGCCGTCTCCCCGGCCAAGGCCCTGGCCGAGGCCGACTACAGGCCCGCCACGGGCCAGGGACGCTACCAGGGCCGCTACCCGGCCATGCCCAAGGGCGAGGCCGTGCTGGTGGAAGTGCAGGAGGAGATCGCCATCGCCGAGGTGCTGCACCTGGCCGACCCCGCCTGGACCATCGAGCCGGGCGACCGGCTGGTGCTGCTGGACGAGGCCGAGACCCCCATGGACCATGAGGAAAAAGCCGCCCCGCGCCGCGACATGGTCACCGGCCTCTACTCCTACCGCGACTTCCTCTCCCGCTTCGCCCGCGAGCGCGGCGGGCTGGACCGTTTCGGCCTGGTGCTGGCCCGGCTGCTCAACGGCTCCCGCCGGGCCGACGCCGGGGCGCGCAAGCTGGCCGAGCTGGCCCGCGAGACCCTGGGCCGCGACATCACCGGCGGCCGCTACTCCCTGGGCTCCCTCTGCCTGCTGGTGCCGGACGCCGATCCCGGCGACCTGCGCCAAGGCTGCCTGGAGCTGGCCGAGCGCGCCCGCGACGCCCTGGGGGCCTCCGTGGCCATCGGCGCGGCCGCCTATCCCTTTCTGGACGCCTCGCGGGCGGACCTGCTGGAGAACTGCCGCAAGGCCCTGGACCACGCCCAGCTCCTGGACGAGCCCAAGGTGGCCCTGTTCGACTCCGTCTCCCTGAACATCTCCGCCGACCGCCTCTTCACCCACGGCGACCACTACGGGGCCATGGAGGAGTACAAGCGCGCCCTGCTGGCGGACGAGAACAACAACCTGGCCCGCAACTCCCTGGCCGTGTGCCTGGCCCGCCTGGGACGCCTGGACCAGGCCCGCGCCCTCTTCCACCAGGTCTGCGAACTGGACCCGGACGACCTCTCCGCCCGCTACAACCTGGGCTGCGCCTGCCTGCGCCTGGGCGAACACCGCGAGGCGGCCGAGGCCTTCGCCGACTGCCTGCGCATCGACCCCGGCCACGTCTACTCCCTCATCCGGCTGGGCCAGCTGGCCGAACAGGCGGGCGAACCGGAACAGGCCGAGGACCTCTACCAGAAAGCCGCCGCCCGGCCCGGCGGGCTGCCCACGGCCCACCGCTTCCTGGCCCGGGCCGCCCTGGCCCGCGACGGCCGCGAGGAAGCCCGCCACCACCTGCACCAGGCCGTGACCCACAACCCCCACGACGCCGGAGCCATCGCCATGCTGGCCCGGCTCTACCTGGACGAGGGCGAGGACCCGGCCATCGCCACCACCCTGGCCCGGCAGGCGGCCGAGATAAAGCCCAAGGCCCGCTACCTCTCCCTGTGGGCCGAAGCCCTCGAACGCCAGGGCAAGTCCGCCGAGGCCCAGTCCGTCCGCGCCCGGGCCGAATCCGCCCGCGCTTGA
- the tsaA gene encoding tRNA (N6-threonylcarbamoyladenosine(37)-N6)-methyltransferase TrmO, which produces MSLSLNPIGIMRTPHRDIEGMPIQPPGAGEFEGTLHLRPELAEGLRDLDGFSHVHLIYLLHKVEGYELTVKPFLDDAEHGIFATRSPSRPAPIGLSVLEVLQVRGNTVRLGRVDMLDRTPVLDIKPYVPDFDVWPADRIGWFAGKSGNADSVRADGRFRESGRRVKRSA; this is translated from the coding sequence GTGAGCCTGTCGCTCAATCCCATCGGAATCATGCGCACCCCGCACCGGGACATCGAGGGCATGCCCATCCAGCCGCCAGGAGCCGGTGAGTTCGAGGGCACTCTGCACCTGCGGCCCGAGTTGGCCGAGGGGCTGCGCGACCTGGACGGCTTCTCCCACGTCCACCTCATCTACCTGCTGCACAAGGTCGAGGGGTACGAGTTGACGGTGAAGCCCTTTCTGGACGACGCGGAGCACGGCATCTTCGCCACCCGCTCCCCCAGCCGCCCCGCGCCCATCGGCCTGAGCGTGCTGGAGGTGCTTCAGGTGCGCGGCAACACGGTGCGGCTGGGCCGGGTGGACATGCTGGACCGCACCCCGGTGCTGGACATCAAGCCCTACGTGCCGGATTTCGACGTCTGGCCCGCGGACCGCATCGGCTGGTTCGCCGGCAAGAGCGGCAACGCGGACAGCGTGCGGGCGGACGGCCGCTTCCGCGAGTCCGGCCGCCGGGTGAAACGCTCCGCCTGA
- a CDS encoding PilZ domain-containing protein — MQEKGTRGKARRVPGFLFDMDGRSAVWLRLLATGEDLHAEYVGQADNQYILLRIPRLQGMREKLLRDNGLELRYHQQGEVCVFSSQAVKYFPSPVPLLLAEFPVNIACQGLRGETRVASNLPCKLRGEFGEYRGLLTDLSRSGAAVVCRLETDAKLRRAAPGDAATLLLDLGGRGSVSAGVRIRRKDDLGTDKIRLGVEFEELGEVESEAVGGFLDELLDFADVV; from the coding sequence ATGCAGGAGAAGGGAACCAGAGGAAAGGCGCGCAGGGTCCCGGGGTTCTTGTTCGACATGGACGGCCGCAGCGCGGTCTGGCTTCGGCTTTTGGCCACGGGCGAGGACCTGCACGCCGAGTACGTGGGCCAGGCGGACAACCAGTACATTCTGCTGCGCATCCCCAGGCTGCAGGGCATGCGGGAAAAGCTGCTGCGGGACAACGGCCTGGAGCTGCGCTACCACCAGCAGGGCGAGGTCTGCGTTTTCTCCTCCCAGGCGGTGAAGTATTTCCCCAGCCCGGTGCCGCTTCTGCTGGCGGAGTTTCCGGTGAACATCGCCTGTCAGGGGCTGCGCGGGGAGACGCGCGTGGCCAGCAACCTGCCCTGCAAGCTGCGCGGGGAGTTCGGCGAGTACCGGGGGCTGCTCACCGACCTCAGCCGCAGCGGGGCGGCCGTGGTCTGCCGCCTGGAGACCGACGCCAAACTGCGCCGCGCCGCGCCGGGCGACGCCGCCACCCTGCTGCTGGACCTGGGCGGGCGCGGCAGCGTTTCCGCCGGGGTGCGCATCCGGCGGAAGGACGATCTGGGCACGGACAAGATCCGCCTGGGCGTGGAGTTCGAGGAGCTGGGCGAGGTGGAGTCCGAGGCGGTGGGGGGCTTTCTGGACGAGCTGCTGGATTTCGCCGACGTTGTCTGA
- a CDS encoding flagellar brake protein, translating to MAAEEKSVRRIPGINFGIESNAVVSLRLLALNQDFRAEYVGQIDNQYILLRIPHIQSVREKLLRDNGVVVRYQQKGDVCLFNSHVIKYVHSPCPLFFISYPETIACQGFRRSTRVRCSLPCLLQGRFGEHDGLLTDLSLHGASVVCRLENDASLRKFQSGDPAVLNFSLGEHGEVMAGVKVRRMENVGSEKVKLGLEFEDLDEMETEALNEFLDRLAGFLDVN from the coding sequence ATGGCAGCAGAGGAAAAATCCGTCCGGCGCATACCCGGAATCAATTTCGGCATAGAAAGCAACGCCGTGGTCAGCCTGCGGTTGCTTGCCCTGAACCAGGACTTCCGCGCGGAGTACGTGGGGCAGATCGACAACCAGTACATCCTGCTCCGCATCCCGCACATCCAGAGCGTGCGGGAGAAGCTGCTGCGGGACAACGGGGTGGTCGTCCGCTACCAGCAGAAGGGCGACGTCTGCCTTTTCAATTCGCACGTCATCAAGTACGTCCACTCCCCCTGCCCGCTCTTTTTCATCTCCTACCCGGAGACCATCGCCTGCCAGGGGTTCCGCCGCTCCACGCGGGTGCGGTGCAGCCTGCCCTGCCTGCTGCAGGGCCGCTTCGGCGAGCACGACGGGCTGCTCACCGACCTCAGCCTGCACGGGGCCTCCGTGGTCTGCCGCCTGGAAAACGACGCCAGCCTGCGCAAGTTCCAGTCCGGCGACCCGGCGGTTCTGAACTTCTCCCTGGGCGAGCACGGGGAGGTCATGGCCGGGGTCAAGGTCCGCCGCATGGAGAACGTGGGCAGCGAGAAGGTCAAACTGGGACTGGAGTTCGAGGATCTGGACGAGATGGAGACCGAGGCTCTGAACGAGTTTCTCGACAGGCTTGCCGGATTCCTCGACGTCAACTAA
- a CDS encoding tetratricopeptide repeat protein, with product MDAEIKGVFSTSRERRQGDGTTSRVMDERLLWFVVRVGESFQTSALADNRMPSGIRKMVPGKDFEAYRPEPDVYLESIRPHFPGVLDKLGETDEESDLPGMTREERSLFKALQISIKGGSSSRMSVARELLRRAERERHAWSSEQAMRLSGMAVAARKSSDPVAAVKNYREALRLNPHDDHLYFNMARALYDMGEMDTCRQALRRSLSLNPELRHSREFLAFLEAVGQD from the coding sequence ATGGACGCTGAAATCAAGGGAGTATTCTCCACGTCGCGCGAGCGCCGTCAGGGGGACGGCACCACGTCCAGGGTCATGGACGAGCGTCTGCTGTGGTTCGTGGTCCGGGTGGGCGAGTCCTTCCAGACCAGCGCCCTGGCGGACAACCGCATGCCCTCGGGCATCCGCAAGATGGTGCCGGGGAAGGACTTCGAGGCCTACCGGCCCGAGCCAGACGTCTACCTGGAGTCCATCCGGCCCCATTTTCCCGGCGTGCTGGACAAGCTGGGCGAGACGGACGAGGAGTCCGACCTCCCGGGCATGACCCGCGAGGAGCGCAGCCTGTTCAAGGCGCTGCAGATATCCATCAAGGGCGGCTCCTCCTCGCGCATGTCCGTGGCCCGGGAGCTGCTGCGCCGGGCGGAGCGCGAGAGGCACGCCTGGAGCAGCGAGCAGGCCATGCGGCTCAGCGGCATGGCCGTGGCCGCCCGCAAGTCCTCGGACCCCGTGGCCGCGGTGAAGAACTACCGCGAGGCCCTGCGCCTCAACCCGCACGACGACCATCTCTATTTCAACATGGCCCGCGCCCTGTACGACATGGGCGAGATGGACACCTGCCGCCAGGCTTTGCGCCGCTCCCTCAGCCTCAATCCGGAGTTGCGCCATTCCAGGGAGTTTCTCGCCTTCCTGGAGGCCGTGGGACAGGACTGA
- a CDS encoding tetratricopeptide repeat protein, with protein MDAEILGIYSSESTRRLGAGTTSTRRKERLSWFVMRLGSSYQVMPLGGDGLPTGMREFRDEEDFDEQFTPEPDAYMENVAPVANSLRAKLEETGGEVLPAGLTRKELSLFKSLRVNIKGAAKSSPRTVLELLRTARPGGSAWIAEQAARLGRAGIEARRNADPAEALRQYERVLKLNPHDDHAYFNMARCHHLQGDVEKSLECLRRALKLNPDLREARAFLEYIQDGGRGGRFRADESFSF; from the coding sequence ATGGACGCGGAAATCCTGGGAATCTATTCCTCCGAATCAACCCGCAGGCTGGGGGCGGGCACCACGTCCACCAGGCGCAAGGAAAGGCTGTCGTGGTTCGTGATGCGGCTCGGCAGCTCCTATCAGGTCATGCCGCTGGGCGGGGACGGACTGCCCACGGGCATGCGCGAGTTTCGCGACGAGGAGGACTTCGACGAACAGTTCACCCCGGAGCCGGACGCCTACATGGAAAACGTGGCTCCTGTGGCCAACAGCCTCCGCGCCAAGCTGGAGGAGACCGGCGGCGAGGTGCTGCCCGCCGGGCTGACCCGCAAGGAGCTGTCCCTCTTCAAGTCCCTGCGGGTGAACATCAAGGGGGCGGCCAAAAGCTCCCCGCGCACGGTGCTGGAGCTGTTGCGCACGGCCCGCCCCGGCGGCTCGGCCTGGATCGCGGAGCAGGCCGCCCGGCTGGGCAGGGCGGGCATAGAGGCCCGCCGCAACGCCGACCCGGCCGAGGCGCTGCGCCAGTACGAGCGGGTGCTCAAGCTCAACCCCCACGACGACCACGCCTACTTCAACATGGCCCGCTGCCACCACCTCCAGGGCGACGTGGAAAAGAGCCTGGAGTGTTTGCGCAGGGCGCTGAAGCTGAACCCGGACCTGCGCGAGGCCAGGGCCTTTCTGGAGTACATCCAGGACGGCGGCCGGGGAGGGCGGTTCAGGGCGGACGAGTCCTTCTCCTTCTGA
- the thrS gene encoding threonine--tRNA ligase, translating to MRLDVDGVEVEAESGATFAEVLGQALSKKRMKQVVAARACGRVHDLTASVPECALSDGGVAPVLESEPDGLEVIRHSAAHLMAEAVKNLFPEAKVTIGPAIESGFYYDFDYHRPFTPEDLEAIEAEMVRLAGRDEPFECRVMPREEAERLFREQGEDYKLEIMRDLGEESFSVYSQGGFTDLCRGPHVPSSGRIKAFKLLSTGGAYWRGDENNRMLSRIYGTAYANPKDLKKHLQRLEEAAKRDHRKLGRQLDLFSFHDEIGAGMVLWHPKGALVRTILEDFERKEHLKRGYKIVQGPLILKRDLWEKSGHYDNYRENMYFTEIEEQEYGIKPMNCLSHMLVYRSRIRSYRDLPVRLFELGQVHRHEKSGVLHGLTRVRQFTQDDAHILCRPDQLQDEILGVITFVTDVMRLFGFEFEAELSTRPEKSIGSQEDWDRATDALKSALEAGGYDYGVNEGDGAFYGPKIDILIKDALDRRWQCATCQCDFTLPERFDLTYVGEDGERHRPVMLHRVILGSLERFLGVLIEHCSGKFPTWLAPVQAKILTVTDDQAEYAAQVERRLGAAGVRVEADLRNEKLGYKVREAQLEKVPFMLVIGDKEMEEGGVNVRLRGGENLGLKSVEEAVGLIRDDAAEPFKRGGMSYSFEACPNEPAD from the coding sequence ATGCGTTTGGATGTCGACGGCGTCGAAGTGGAAGCCGAGTCCGGGGCGACCTTCGCCGAGGTCCTGGGCCAGGCTCTTTCCAAGAAGCGGATGAAGCAGGTGGTGGCCGCCCGGGCCTGCGGGCGGGTGCACGACCTGACCGCTTCCGTGCCGGAGTGCGCCCTTTCCGACGGCGGCGTGGCCCCCGTGCTGGAGAGCGAGCCGGACGGGCTCGAGGTCATCCGCCACTCCGCCGCCCACCTCATGGCCGAGGCGGTCAAGAACCTCTTCCCCGAGGCCAAGGTGACCATCGGCCCGGCCATCGAGTCCGGCTTTTACTACGATTTCGACTACCACCGCCCCTTCACCCCCGAGGACCTGGAAGCCATCGAGGCCGAGATGGTCCGCCTGGCGGGCCGCGACGAGCCCTTCGAGTGCAGGGTGATGCCCCGCGAGGAGGCCGAGCGCCTCTTCCGCGAGCAGGGCGAGGACTACAAGCTGGAGATCATGCGCGACCTGGGGGAGGAGAGCTTCTCCGTCTACTCCCAGGGCGGCTTCACCGACCTCTGCCGGGGTCCCCACGTTCCCTCCTCCGGCCGCATCAAGGCCTTCAAGCTGCTTTCCACCGGCGGGGCCTACTGGCGCGGGGACGAGAACAACCGCATGCTCTCGCGCATCTACGGCACGGCCTACGCCAACCCCAAGGATCTCAAGAAGCACCTGCAGCGCCTTGAAGAGGCCGCCAAGCGCGACCACCGCAAGCTGGGCCGCCAGCTGGACCTGTTCTCCTTCCACGACGAGATCGGGGCGGGCATGGTCCTGTGGCATCCCAAGGGCGCGCTGGTGCGCACCATCCTGGAGGACTTCGAGCGCAAGGAGCACCTCAAGCGCGGCTACAAGATCGTGCAGGGCCCCCTCATCCTCAAGCGCGACCTGTGGGAGAAGAGCGGGCACTACGACAACTACCGCGAGAACATGTACTTCACCGAGATCGAGGAGCAGGAATACGGCATCAAGCCCATGAACTGCCTCTCGCACATGCTCGTGTACCGCTCCAGGATCCGCTCCTACCGCGACCTGCCCGTGCGCCTCTTCGAGCTGGGCCAGGTGCACCGCCACGAGAAGTCCGGCGTGCTGCACGGGCTGACCCGGGTGCGCCAGTTCACCCAGGACGACGCCCACATCCTCTGCCGCCCGGACCAGCTGCAGGACGAGATTCTCGGCGTCATCACCTTCGTCACCGACGTCATGCGCCTCTTCGGCTTCGAGTTCGAGGCGGAGCTGTCCACCCGCCCGGAGAAGTCCATCGGCTCCCAGGAGGACTGGGACCGGGCCACCGACGCGCTGAAGAGCGCCCTGGAGGCCGGGGGCTACGACTACGGGGTCAACGAGGGCGACGGCGCTTTCTACGGCCCCAAGATTGACATACTTATCAAGGATGCCTTAGATCGCCGGTGGCAGTGCGCCACCTGCCAATGCGATTTCACGTTGCCCGAACGGTTCGATCTCACGTATGTGGGGGAGGACGGGGAACGGCACCGCCCGGTCATGCTGCACCGGGTCATCCTGGGATCGCTGGAACGGTTCCTGGGGGTGCTCATCGAGCATTGCTCCGGGAAGTTCCCCACCTGGCTGGCTCCGGTCCAGGCCAAGATCCTGACCGTGACCGACGACCAGGCGGAATACGCGGCGCAGGTCGAACGGCGGCTCGGTGCCGCCGGTGTTCGCGTTGAAGCGGACCTGCGCAACGAAAAGCTGGGCTACAAGGTGCGCGAGGCCCAGTTGGAAAAGGTCCCCTTCATGCTTGTCATCGGAGACAA